Proteins encoded in a region of the Salipiger sp. CCB-MM3 genome:
- the uvrA gene encoding excinuclease ABC subunit UvrA, with product MPELKQIEVRGAREHNLKNIDVDIPRDELVVITGLSGSGKSSLAFDTIYAEGQRRYVESLSAYARQFLDMMEKPDVDHIAGLSPAISIEQKTTSKNPRSTVGTVTEIYDYLRLLFARVGTPYSPATGLPIEAQQVQDMVDRVMALEEGTRGYLLAPIIRDRKGEYRKEFLELRKQGFQRVKVDGAFYELDEPPTLDKKFRHDIDVVVDRIVVREGLETRLADSFRTALDLASGIAVLETAPRDGEGEAERITFSENFSCPVSGFTISEIEPRLFSFNAPVGACPDCDGLGVELFFDENLVVPDITLKVADGAIAPWRKGKSPYFLQTIESIAKHYGFDKNARWKDLPKKVQEVFLRGSGKEEIPFRYDEGGRVYQVTRAFEGVIPNMQRRYRETDSAWVREEFERYQNNRPCGSCGGYRLRPEALAVKIGDAKAGQDNLLHIGHVVEKSIREAHEWIETVPAALSGQKNEIARAILKEIRERLGFLNNVGLDYLTMSRAAGTLSGGESQRIRLASQIGSGLTGVLYVLDEPSIGLHQRDNDRLIGTLKSLRDQGNTVIVVEHDEDMIRQADYVFDIGPGAGVHGGNVVSHGTPPMIADDPASLTGQYLAGTREIAVPSERRKGNGKMLKVVKATGNNLKGIDAEFPLGKFVCVTGVSGGGKSTLTIETLYKNAAMRLNGARETPSPCETIKGFEYLDKVIDIDQRPIGRTPRSNPATYTGAFTPIRDWFAGLPEAKARGYKPGRFSFNVKGGRCEACQGDGVIKIEMHFLPDVYVECETCKGQRYNRETLEIKFKGKSIADVLDMTVEEAQEFFQSVPSIREKMDALMRVGLSYVKVGQQATTLSGGEAQRVKLSKELAKRSTGRTLYILDEPTTGLHFEDVRKLLEVLHELVEQGNTVVVIEHNLDVIKTADHIIDIGPEGGDGGGEIVATGTPEDVAEVGRSHTGQYLKPMLRTGKVAAE from the coding sequence ATGCCAGAGCTCAAGCAGATCGAAGTTCGCGGCGCGCGCGAGCACAACCTCAAGAACATCGACGTGGACATCCCCCGCGACGAGCTGGTGGTGATCACCGGGCTGTCGGGCTCGGGCAAGTCCTCGCTGGCCTTCGACACCATCTATGCCGAGGGTCAGAGGCGCTATGTCGAGAGCCTCTCGGCCTACGCGCGGCAGTTCCTCGACATGATGGAAAAGCCCGATGTTGATCATATCGCGGGCCTCTCGCCGGCGATCTCCATCGAACAGAAAACCACCTCGAAGAACCCGCGCTCGACGGTCGGCACGGTCACCGAGATCTATGACTATCTGCGCCTGCTGTTTGCCCGCGTCGGCACGCCCTACAGCCCCGCCACCGGCCTGCCTATCGAGGCGCAGCAGGTGCAGGACATGGTCGACCGCGTCATGGCGCTCGAGGAGGGCACCCGCGGCTACCTGCTGGCGCCGATCATCCGCGACCGCAAGGGCGAGTACCGCAAGGAATTCCTCGAGCTGCGCAAGCAGGGCTTCCAGCGGGTCAAGGTGGATGGCGCGTTCTACGAGCTTGACGAACCGCCGACCCTCGACAAGAAATTCCGCCACGACATCGACGTGGTGGTCGACCGCATCGTCGTGCGCGAGGGGCTGGAGACGCGGCTTGCCGACAGTTTCCGCACCGCGCTCGATCTGGCCTCCGGCATCGCCGTGCTCGAAACCGCGCCGCGCGACGGCGAGGGCGAGGCTGAGCGGATCACCTTCTCCGAGAATTTCTCTTGCCCGGTCAGCGGCTTCACCATCTCCGAGATCGAGCCGCGGCTGTTTTCCTTCAACGCCCCCGTGGGCGCCTGTCCCGATTGCGACGGGCTTGGGGTGGAGCTGTTCTTCGACGAAAACCTCGTGGTGCCCGATATCACGCTGAAGGTCGCCGACGGGGCCATCGCACCGTGGCGCAAGGGCAAGTCGCCCTATTTCCTGCAGACCATCGAGTCGATCGCCAAGCACTATGGGTTCGACAAGAACGCCCGCTGGAAGGATCTGCCCAAGAAGGTGCAGGAGGTCTTCCTGCGCGGCTCGGGCAAGGAAGAGATCCCCTTCCGCTACGACGAGGGCGGGCGCGTCTATCAGGTGACCCGCGCCTTCGAGGGCGTGATCCCCAATATGCAGCGCCGCTACCGCGAGACCGACAGCGCCTGGGTGCGCGAAGAGTTCGAGCGTTATCAGAACAACCGGCCCTGCGGCAGCTGCGGCGGCTACCGTCTGCGCCCCGAGGCGCTGGCGGTGAAGATTGGCGACGCCAAAGCCGGGCAGGACAACCTGCTGCACATCGGCCATGTGGTCGAGAAGTCGATCCGCGAGGCACATGAGTGGATCGAGACCGTGCCCGCCGCGCTCTCGGGACAGAAGAACGAGATCGCCCGCGCCATCCTCAAGGAGATCCGAGAGCGGCTTGGCTTTCTCAACAACGTCGGCCTCGACTATCTGACCATGTCCCGCGCCGCGGGCACCCTGTCGGGCGGCGAGAGCCAGCGTATCCGACTGGCGAGCCAAATTGGCTCGGGGCTGACGGGCGTGCTCTACGTGCTCGATGAGCCCTCGATCGGGTTGCACCAGCGCGACAATGACCGGCTCATCGGCACGCTGAAATCGCTGCGCGATCAGGGCAATACGGTGATCGTGGTCGAGCATGACGAGGATATGATCCGGCAGGCCGACTATGTCTTCGACATCGGCCCCGGCGCCGGGGTGCACGGCGGCAATGTGGTCAGCCACGGCACGCCGCCGATGATCGCCGACGATCCCGCCAGCCTCACCGGCCAGTATCTCGCCGGCACGCGCGAGATCGCCGTGCCGAGTGAGCGGCGCAAGGGCAACGGCAAGATGCTGAAAGTGGTGAAAGCCACCGGCAACAACCTCAAGGGCATCGACGCGGAATTTCCGCTGGGCAAGTTCGTCTGCGTCACCGGGGTCTCGGGCGGCGGCAAATCCACGCTGACCATCGAGACGCTCTACAAGAACGCCGCCATGCGGCTCAACGGCGCGCGCGAAACCCCGTCGCCCTGCGAGACGATCAAGGGGTTTGAGTATCTCGACAAGGTCATCGACATCGACCAGCGCCCGATCGGGCGCACGCCGCGCTCGAACCCGGCCACCTACACCGGCGCCTTCACCCCGATCCGCGACTGGTTCGCCGGGCTCCCCGAGGCCAAGGCGCGCGGCTACAAGCCGGGGCGGTTCAGCTTCAACGTCAAGGGCGGCCGCTGCGAGGCCTGTCAGGGCGATGGCGTTATCAAGATCGAGATGCACTTCCTGCCCGACGTCTACGTCGAATGCGAGACCTGCAAGGGACAGCGCTACAACCGCGAGACTCTGGAGATCAAGTTCAAGGGAAAGAGCATCGCGGATGTGCTTGATATGACTGTGGAAGAGGCGCAGGAGTTCTTCCAGTCGGTGCCCTCGATCCGCGAGAAGATGGACGCGCTGATGCGCGTCGGGCTCAGCTATGTGAAGGTCGGCCAGCAGGCGACGACGCTCTCGGGCGGCGAGGCGCAGCGGGTGAAACTCTCGAAGGAACTGGCGAAACGCTCGACCGGGCGCACGCTCTATATCCTCGACGAGCCGACCACGGGCCTGCATTTTGAGGATGTGCGCAAGCTTTTGGAAGTGCTGCATGAGCTGGTGGAGCAGGGCAATACTGTGGTGGTGATCGAGCACAATCTCGACGTCATCAAGACCGCCGACCACATCATCGACATCGGCCCCGAGGGCGGCGACGGGGGTGGCGAGATCGTCGCAACCGGCACCCCCGAGGATGTGGCCGAGGTCGGGCGTTCGCACACCGGCCAGTACCTCAAGCCGATGCTGCGGACCGGCAAGGTCGCCGCGGAATAG
- a CDS encoding excinuclease ABC subunit A produces MMLRTLTFAALSAAALATPMAATAAPKGCPPGLAKKNAACMPPGQYKKQAPVRHERDRDHYGHDRYDDRDHDRVRDRRFDRGDRIDRDYVVIRDPRRYDLDPRRTYYNVDDYIYRVDPDTGAVLDIIGGLAQLAR; encoded by the coding sequence ATGATGTTGCGTACCCTCACTTTCGCGGCCCTGTCGGCCGCCGCTCTGGCCACCCCGATGGCCGCCACCGCCGCGCCCAAGGGCTGCCCGCCGGGCCTTGCCAAGAAGAACGCGGCCTGCATGCCGCCGGGCCAGTACAAAAAGCAGGCGCCGGTGCGTCACGAGCGCGACCGCGATCACTACGGCCACGACCGCTATGACGATCGCGACCACGACCGGGTGCGCGACCGCCGCTTCGACCGGGGTGACCGTATCGACCGCGATTACGTGGTGATCCGCGACCCGCGCCGCTACGATCTTGACCCGCGCCGCACCTATTACAACGTCGATGACTACATCTACCGCGTCGATCCCGACACCGGCGCCGTGCTCGACATCATCGGCGGTCTCGCGCAGCTGGCGCGCTAA
- a CDS encoding enoyl-CoA hydratase: MAILERHDTGPVAHLRLNAPERLNPLSDAMLAALQDQIDALAHDRAIRAVVISGAGKVFCAGHDLREMQAGRQAEDKGAGYFADLFARCAKVMTGLTRLPQPVIAQVHGIAAAAGCQLVASCDMAVAAEDARFAVNGVNIGLFCSTPMVALTRNLPRKQAFEMLTTGRFIHAEEAQAMGLINCVVPAEDLAGAALDLAETVASKLPRAVKIGKQAFYAQAELPLDEAYALAGHVMVENMLERDTSEGMSAFLDKRKPDWSA; the protein is encoded by the coding sequence ATGGCAATTCTCGAACGTCACGACACCGGGCCGGTGGCGCATCTGCGGCTGAACGCGCCCGAGCGGCTGAACCCGCTGTCGGATGCCATGCTGGCCGCGCTGCAGGACCAGATCGATGCGCTGGCGCACGACAGAGCGATCCGCGCCGTGGTGATCTCGGGCGCGGGCAAGGTGTTCTGCGCCGGGCATGACTTGCGCGAGATGCAGGCCGGGCGGCAGGCCGAGGACAAGGGCGCGGGCTATTTCGCCGATCTCTTCGCCCGCTGCGCCAAGGTGATGACGGGCCTCACCCGCCTGCCCCAGCCGGTGATTGCGCAGGTCCATGGCATCGCCGCCGCCGCCGGTTGCCAGCTGGTGGCGAGTTGCGACATGGCGGTGGCGGCAGAGGACGCGCGCTTTGCGGTCAATGGCGTCAATATCGGTCTTTTCTGCTCGACGCCAATGGTGGCGCTGACCCGCAACCTGCCGCGCAAACAGGCCTTCGAGATGCTGACCACGGGCCGCTTCATCCATGCCGAAGAGGCGCAGGCCATGGGGCTGATCAACTGCGTGGTTCCCGCCGAGGACCTCGCTGGCGCGGCCCTAGACCTGGCTGAAACCGTGGCGTCGAAACTGCCCAGGGCGGTGAAGATCGGCAAACAGGCGTTCTACGCGCAGGCCGAGCTGCCGCTCGACGAGGCCTATGCGCTCGCCGGGCACGTGATGGTGGAAAACATGCTCGAGCGCGACACCAGCGAAGGCATGTCGGCCTTTCTGGACAAGCGAAAGCCCGACTGGAGCGCCTGA
- a CDS encoding PaaI family thioesterase: MTLQFTIPEMKGYLSEVFPQVEGMFGIERMDEDLLVMRLITGDQHLRPGGTVSGPSMFALADVAAYVATLARIGRQALTVTTHCSIDFMRKPASGCDLLAEARLLKLGRSLSVTDVLLYSEGSREAVAHASLTYAIPPRR, encoded by the coding sequence ATGACGCTGCAGTTCACCATACCGGAGATGAAGGGCTATCTGTCGGAGGTTTTTCCGCAGGTCGAGGGGATGTTCGGCATCGAACGGATGGATGAGGACCTGCTGGTGATGCGGCTGATCACCGGTGATCAGCATCTGCGCCCGGGCGGCACCGTCTCTGGCCCGTCGATGTTCGCGCTGGCGGATGTGGCGGCCTATGTGGCAACGCTGGCACGCATTGGGCGGCAGGCGCTGACCGTCACCACCCATTGCTCGATCGACTTCATGCGCAAGCCTGCCTCCGGCTGCGATCTGCTGGCCGAGGCGCGGCTGCTGAAGCTCGGGCGCAGCCTGAGCGTGACCGATGTGCTGCTCTACAGCGAAGGCTCACGCGAGGCGGTCGCCCATGCCTCGCTGACCTATGCCATTCCGCCGCGCCGCTAG
- a CDS encoding Ldh family oxidoreductase: protein MSQTFDRTALYTLARSLLEQGGLPADKAATVAELLIQTDEIGVTTHGISMVSYYLPELAKDLMTKEGSHAVLADNKVTLLWDGNYLPGHWVMRHALETCMTRAAEYGMAAMAIRRSHHIGCLSALTRIAAEQGYVCYIATSDPSGEWVAPYGGCEPLLTPNPWAVGYPGRDHPVLIDTCASITTLSKVREHINSGTEFAHPWMLDGAGHATTDPTVINQSPKGSILPVGGADHGHKGFAMGLMVEMLTQALAGHGRVEAPTRWGANVFLQVIDPEAFGGREAFVSQVEHLNEACRNSRPIDPARPVRIPGDRAASAAARARTEGVTLPGEVLTRIRACATEAGLAFPEAL from the coding sequence ATGAGCCAGACATTTGACCGCACCGCCCTTTACACCCTCGCCCGCAGCCTGCTGGAACAGGGCGGCCTGCCCGCCGACAAGGCCGCCACCGTGGCCGAGCTCTTGATCCAGACCGATGAGATCGGGGTCACCACCCATGGCATTTCGATGGTGTCCTACTACCTGCCCGAGCTTGCCAAGGATCTGATGACCAAGGAAGGCAGCCATGCGGTGCTGGCCGACAATAAGGTCACGCTGCTTTGGGATGGCAATTACCTGCCGGGCCACTGGGTGATGCGCCACGCGCTCGAGACCTGCATGACGCGCGCCGCCGAGTATGGCATGGCCGCCATGGCGATCCGCCGCAGCCATCACATCGGCTGTCTGTCGGCCCTGACCCGGATCGCCGCCGAGCAGGGCTATGTGTGCTACATTGCCACCTCCGATCCCTCGGGCGAATGGGTGGCGCCCTACGGCGGTTGCGAGCCGCTGCTCACCCCGAATCCATGGGCAGTGGGCTATCCCGGCCGCGATCATCCGGTGCTGATCGACACCTGCGCCTCGATCACCACGCTGTCGAAGGTGCGCGAGCACATCAACTCTGGCACCGAGTTTGCGCATCCGTGGATGCTGGACGGCGCCGGCCATGCCACCACCGATCCCACGGTGATCAACCAGAGCCCCAAGGGCTCGATCCTGCCGGTGGGCGGGGCGGATCATGGCCACAAGGGGTTTGCCATGGGGCTGATGGTCGAGATGCTGACGCAGGCGCTCGCTGGCCATGGCCGGGTCGAGGCGCCGACGCGCTGGGGCGCGAATGTCTTTTTGCAGGTGATCGACCCCGAGGCCTTCGGCGGGCGCGAGGCTTTCGTGTCGCAGGTCGAGCACCTCAATGAGGCCTGCCGCAACAGCCGCCCGATCGACCCCGCGCGCCCGGTGCGCATCCCCGGCGACCGCGCTGCCAGCGCCGCCGCACGCGCCCGCACAGAGGGCGTCACCCTGCCTGGCGAAGTGCTCACGCGGATCCGCGCCTGCGCCACCGAGGCCGGGCTCGCCTTTCCCGAAGCGCTCTGA
- a CDS encoding CoxG family protein, giving the protein MEMSDSRVIKAPREVVWAAILSPEVLKACVPGCTELTGTPEEGYQATVVQKVGPVKATFKGTVTLSNMNEPESLTLSGEGKGGAAGFAKGGADVSFKEVEEGTELTYAVDAKVGGKLAQLGSRIIDGFAKKMADQFFTNLQDAVEGPADADAAPEAEGEAAEEGKKKGWFKRMVSG; this is encoded by the coding sequence ATGGAGATGAGCGATTCCCGCGTGATCAAGGCCCCGCGAGAGGTGGTCTGGGCGGCGATCCTGAGCCCCGAGGTGCTGAAGGCCTGCGTGCCGGGCTGCACCGAACTGACCGGCACGCCCGAAGAGGGCTATCAGGCCACGGTGGTGCAAAAGGTCGGCCCGGTGAAGGCGACCTTCAAGGGCACGGTGACCCTGTCGAACATGAATGAGCCCGAAAGCCTGACGCTCTCGGGCGAGGGCAAGGGCGGCGCGGCGGGCTTTGCCAAAGGCGGCGCCGATGTCAGCTTCAAAGAGGTCGAAGAGGGCACCGAGCTGACCTATGCGGTGGACGCCAAGGTCGGCGGCAAGCTGGCGCAGCTCGGCAGCCGGATCATCGACGGTTTCGCCAAGAAGATGGCCGACCAGTTCTTCACCAATCTGCAGGATGCGGTCGAAGGCCCGGCAGACGCCGATGCGGCGCCCGAGGCCGAAGGCGAAGCCGCCGAAGAGGGTAAGAAAAAAGGCTGGTTCAAGCGGATGGTCTCGGGCTGA
- a CDS encoding (2Fe-2S)-binding protein: MTKVTMTVNGKSVSKEVRGNMLMTEFLRDELHLTGTHVGCDTSQCGACTIHVNGENVKGCTIFAAECDGAEVGTIEGQANADGSLNVIQQAFQDHHGLQCGFCTPGMVMAAASLLQENPKPSEAEIRHYLEGNICRCTGYHNIVKAIMAASGQDVSSIAAE; the protein is encoded by the coding sequence ATGACCAAGGTAACGATGACGGTGAACGGCAAATCGGTCAGCAAGGAGGTCCGGGGCAATATGCTCATGACCGAGTTTCTGCGCGACGAGCTGCATCTGACGGGCACCCATGTGGGCTGCGACACCTCGCAATGCGGCGCCTGCACGATCCACGTCAACGGCGAGAACGTGAAGGGCTGCACCATCTTTGCCGCCGAATGCGACGGCGCCGAGGTCGGCACGATCGAAGGGCAAGCCAATGCCGACGGCTCGCTCAACGTGATCCAGCAGGCGTTTCAGGACCACCACGGCCTGCAGTGCGGTTTCTGCACGCCGGGCATGGTGATGGCCGCCGCCTCGCTGCTGCAGGAGAATCCCAAACCCTCCGAGGCCGAGATCCGGCATTACCTAGAGGGCAATATCTGCCGCTGCACCGGCTATCATAACATCGTCAAGGCGATCATGGCCGCCAGCGGTCAGGACGTGAGCAGCATCGCGGCGGAGTGA
- a CDS encoding xanthine dehydrogenase family protein molybdopterin-binding subunit, translating into MPKDHGIGAAQKRREDVRFLTGAGQYTDDINTYGQAYCHFLRSDVAHGKITSIDTSAAEAMPGVVRIFTGKDFEGIGGLPCGWQVTDKHGEPMKEPAHPVLAQGKVRHVGDPICAVIADTLDQARDAAEAIEVEIEDLPAVVDMKAALESGAALVHDDLSDNLCYDWQFGSDQEAVDKAFAEAAHVTTLELVNNRLVANPMEPRVALGEYNRANDESTLYTTSQNPHVIRLLMGAFVLGIPEHKLRVVAPDVGGGFGTKIFHYAEEAFVTFASRQINRPVKWTSTRSEAFMSDAHGRDHVTKIELALDADNNFIGLRTDTLANMGAYLSTFSSSVPTWLHGTLMAGNYKTPAIQVNVKAVFTNTVPVDAYRGAGRPEATFQLERLVDKAARELGVDPIKLRRQNFIESFPYATPVAVEYDTGDYVATMDKLEAMIDIPGFAARRAESEAKGKLRGLGVNCYIEACGIAPSNLVGQLGARAGLYDAATVRVNATGSISVMVGAHSHGQGHETAFPQVVADMLGIDESMIDIVHGDTSKIPFGMGTYGSRSLAVCGSAMVRATEKIINKAKKIAAHLMEASEGDIELKDGQFTVAGTDKSVAWGDVTLAAYVPHNYPLTEIEPGLEETAFYDPANFTYPAGAYACEVEVDPETGKVTIERFAAADDFGNVVNPMIVEGQVHGGLAQGIGQALLESCVYDADGQLLSASYMDYAMPRAGDVPFYMVDHSCATPCTHNPLGVKGCGEAGAIGSPPAVVNAVLDALNHAGHDVAHIDMPVSPHRVWQAMQG; encoded by the coding sequence ATGCCGAAGGATCATGGAATCGGCGCGGCGCAGAAGCGGCGCGAGGACGTGCGCTTTCTGACCGGCGCCGGTCAGTACACCGACGACATCAACACCTACGGGCAGGCCTACTGCCATTTCCTGCGCTCGGATGTGGCGCATGGCAAGATCACCTCGATCGACACCAGCGCCGCTGAGGCGATGCCCGGCGTGGTGCGCATCTTCACCGGCAAGGATTTCGAAGGCATCGGCGGGCTGCCCTGCGGCTGGCAGGTCACCGACAAGCACGGCGAGCCGATGAAGGAACCGGCGCATCCGGTTCTGGCGCAGGGTAAGGTCCGCCATGTGGGCGATCCGATCTGCGCGGTGATTGCCGACACGCTTGATCAGGCGCGCGATGCCGCCGAGGCCATAGAGGTGGAGATCGAAGATCTTCCGGCGGTGGTCGACATGAAGGCGGCGCTGGAGAGCGGTGCGGCCCTGGTGCACGACGATCTGTCGGACAACCTGTGTTATGATTGGCAGTTCGGCTCGGATCAGGAGGCGGTGGACAAGGCCTTTGCGGAGGCCGCCCATGTCACCACGCTGGAACTGGTCAACAACCGGCTGGTGGCCAACCCGATGGAGCCGCGCGTGGCACTTGGCGAGTACAACCGCGCCAATGACGAAAGCACGCTCTACACCACCTCGCAGAACCCGCATGTGATCCGGCTGCTGATGGGGGCCTTTGTGCTGGGCATTCCCGAGCACAAGCTGCGCGTGGTCGCGCCTGATGTCGGCGGCGGCTTTGGCACGAAGATCTTCCACTACGCCGAGGAGGCCTTCGTCACCTTCGCCTCGCGGCAGATCAACCGGCCCGTCAAATGGACCTCGACCCGCTCCGAGGCCTTCATGTCCGATGCCCATGGCCGCGATCACGTGACCAAGATCGAACTGGCGCTGGATGCGGACAATAACTTCATCGGGCTGCGCACCGACACGCTGGCCAATATGGGGGCGTATCTGTCGACCTTCTCCAGCTCGGTGCCAACATGGCTGCACGGCACGCTGATGGCCGGCAATTACAAAACCCCGGCAATCCAGGTGAACGTCAAGGCGGTCTTCACCAACACCGTGCCCGTCGATGCCTACCGCGGCGCGGGCCGCCCCGAGGCGACCTTCCAGCTTGAGCGGCTTGTCGACAAGGCGGCGCGGGAGCTGGGCGTGGACCCGATCAAGCTGCGCCGTCAGAACTTCATCGAGAGCTTCCCCTATGCGACCCCGGTGGCGGTGGAATATGACACCGGCGACTATGTGGCGACCATGGACAAGCTCGAAGCGATGATCGACATCCCCGGCTTTGCCGCTCGCCGCGCCGAGAGCGAGGCGAAGGGCAAGCTGCGCGGGCTTGGGGTTAATTGCTACATCGAGGCTTGCGGCATCGCGCCGTCAAACCTTGTCGGGCAGCTCGGCGCAAGGGCGGGGCTCTACGATGCGGCGACCGTGCGGGTGAATGCCACCGGCTCGATCTCTGTCATGGTTGGCGCGCACAGCCACGGCCAGGGGCATGAGACCGCCTTCCCGCAGGTGGTGGCCGACATGCTGGGCATCGACGAGAGCATGATCGACATCGTCCACGGCGACACCTCGAAGATCCCCTTCGGCATGGGCACCTATGGCTCGCGCTCCTTGGCGGTCTGCGGCTCGGCCATGGTCCGCGCCACTGAGAAAATCATCAATAAGGCCAAGAAGATCGCGGCCCATCTGATGGAGGCTTCGGAGGGCGACATCGAACTGAAGGATGGGCAGTTCACCGTGGCGGGCACCGACAAATCGGTGGCTTGGGGCGATGTGACCCTTGCCGCCTATGTGCCGCACAACTACCCGCTCACCGAGATCGAGCCGGGGCTGGAAGAGACCGCCTTCTATGATCCGGCCAATTTCACCTATCCCGCGGGGGCCTATGCCTGCGAGGTGGAGGTCGACCCCGAGACCGGCAAGGTCACCATCGAACGCTTTGCCGCCGCCGATGATTTCGGCAATGTGGTGAACCCGATGATCGTCGAGGGGCAGGTGCATGGCGGACTGGCGCAGGGCATAGGTCAGGCGCTGCTGGAAAGCTGCGTCTACGACGCCGACGGCCAGCTGCTTTCGGCCAGCTACATGGATTACGCCATGCCACGCGCCGGGGACGTGCCGTTCTACATGGTCGATCACAGCTGCGCCACGCCCTGCACCCACAACCCGCTTGGGGTGAAGGGCTGCGGCGAGGCCGGGGCCATCGGCTCGCCGCCCGCCGTGGTCAACGCGGTGCTGGATGCGCTCAACCATGCGGGACATGACGTGGCGCATATCGACATGCCCGTTTCGCCGCATCGTGTGTGGCAGGCGATGCAGGGCTAG
- a CDS encoding FAD binding domain-containing protein, giving the protein MYSFDVVKPGTLDDALAALGEDEAQALGGGQTLIPSLKQRLAMPSVLVSLMGIEEIKGVSSEGGVLTVGGGASHASVAREAASSYPALAALAGNIGDPAVRNRGTAGGSLANNDPAACYPAAALASGATIVTNAREIAADEYFQGMFTTALDEGEIITAVKFPIPEKAAYIKFEQPASRFALVGVFVAKFADGVRVAVTGASEEGVFRWTEAEDALSGDFSAAALDGLSVPAEGLMTDLHGSAAYRAHLIGVLTKRAVAQA; this is encoded by the coding sequence ATGTACAGCTTCGACGTTGTGAAACCCGGCACGCTGGATGACGCGCTGGCCGCGCTCGGCGAGGATGAGGCGCAGGCGCTGGGGGGCGGGCAGACGCTGATCCCCTCGCTCAAGCAGCGGCTTGCCATGCCCTCGGTGCTGGTGAGCCTTATGGGGATCGAAGAGATCAAGGGCGTGTCCAGCGAGGGCGGCGTGCTGACCGTCGGCGGCGGCGCCAGCCATGCCAGCGTGGCGCGTGAGGCGGCCTCGAGCTACCCGGCGCTGGCGGCGCTGGCGGGCAATATCGGCGATCCGGCGGTGCGCAACCGCGGCACCGCGGGCGGCAGCCTTGCCAACAATGATCCGGCGGCCTGCTATCCGGCGGCGGCGCTGGCCTCGGGCGCGACGATCGTGACCAACGCGCGCGAGATCGCGGCGGACGAGTATTTTCAGGGCATGTTCACCACCGCGCTCGACGAAGGCGAGATCATCACCGCGGTGAAATTCCCGATCCCGGAAAAGGCCGCCTACATTAAGTTCGAGCAGCCCGCCTCGCGCTTTGCGCTGGTGGGGGTCTTCGTGGCGAAATTCGCCGACGGTGTGCGCGTCGCGGTGACCGGCGCGTCGGAAGAGGGCGTGTTCCGCTGGACCGAAGCCGAAGACGCGCTGTCAGGCGATTTCTCGGCCGCGGCGCTCGACGGGCTGTCGGTGCCTGCGGAGGGGCTGATGACCGACCTGCATGGCTCGGCGGCCTACCGCGCGCATCTCATCGGCGTGCTGACCAAACGGGCCGTCGCGCAGGCGTGA